The Nitrospira sp. DNA segment AATCTGTTCGGGCCGGTCATGTGCGGTCATTAGTACGACTTGACTGGATCGTAATTCGGGGTCCGCGCGGATCGCTTCACACACACTGGGGCCATCCATACCTGGCATCATCCAATCAAGGATCACCAGATCGGGACGGTGCACGCGGATCGCCGCCAATCCAGCACTTCCATCGACGGCTTCGATCACGCGATGCCCCAAACGTTTCAATCGTCCGGCCATGCCGATTCTGGTGATTTCGTCGTCGTCGACAAGCAAAATCAGCGGCACCGGTTTGGGAGCGGTCTCAACGCCGGCCGGTTGTGCTAGCTGCGGTGCGGGCTCACCCACGTAGGCTGCTCCTGAGAGGTGTCATCTGGCTGCTGGCAAACAGGTTGCGGCCAGCGCGTCTTGTTCTGAGTGATAGACCGGCAGCATCTGATGCAGATTCGCCAACGTGATGATCTCTTTTACATAACTTTGAGGGTTCAACAGTCCGATCATTCCAGGTGTGCCGCTCAGGCTTTGAGCCACGAGCGCCAGGGTCCCGAGTGCCGAACTGTCCAGGAAGCGAACGGCATGCATGTTAAGAATGAGGTGGCGACACCCGGCTGCTTTTACGCGATCGACCGCACTCTTGAACGTCGCGCGGTTTGCGTACGTCAGCTCGCCGACGAGGTCGAGAATGACGGCATTCCCGACACGTCGCTCAGTAATCTGCATGCCCGGCTCCTTCCATGCCAACGGAACAGGCTCAGGCGCTCTTTTGGGCCATCGAAGGGACGTCCGAATCGAGCAATGGAATCGTTTTATGCAGGTTGGCCAACTCGATAATCTGTCGTACCGTCGGTTGGGGATAGGCCAGTGATAAGGTCCGCTTTTCGCCCTGCACCTGTCGGTGGGAAATCATCAGGAGCCCTAATGCCGCGCTGTCGAGGAACGCCACTTGAGACAAATCGATCACAATGTGTTCGATGCCGTCAACGCTGACCGCTTTCAGCATTTCCTGAAACGGTTTGCGCTGGGTATACGTAAAGTTGCCTTCCAGCTTCAAGGTCACCTTACGGTTATTGACTTCTTTCGTAATTTTCATCTCGACTCCTCTGTGGCAAAGGTGAACAATCAGACACGGGTGACATGAGTCAGCACGGTTGCGGCGATTGCGTCGAGCGGGCGAACGACTTCGACCGCGCCGAGCTTGATGGCTTCTTTGGGCATTCCGAAGACGACGCAGGAGGCCTCGTCCTGGGCGATGGTATAGGCTCCGGCCTCCTTCATCTTGAGCAAGCCCTTGGCCCCGTCGCCGCCCATTCCGGTCAGGATCACGCCCACGGCATTGCCTCCCGCGTATTGCGCGACAGAGTCGAACAACACATCTACGGACGGGCGATGGCGGTTGACCGGTTCGTTCTGATCCAGCCGAACTGAGTAGCGGGCGCCGCTGCGTACGAGCGTCATATGGTAGTTGCCCGGAGCCACCAGGGCATGGCCGGGTAGCACACTATCCCCATCTTCGGCTTCTTTGACCGAGATGCGGCTGAGTTGATTGAGGCGGTCGGCCCAGGTTTTTGTGAACCGTTCGGGCATGTGTTGCGTGACCAAAATCGGCGGAGTATTCGGCGGCAATACTTGCAATACCTCCTTCACGGCCTCGGTTCCTCCGGTTGACGCCCCGATGGCGATGATCATGTCGGTGGTCTTGATCATTGCCGAACTCAACGAAGCCGGACGAGCCGAACCCTGTGCGCCGGCTGCCGGTGCACGACGCAGCGAAGCTGTGGCGGCGCCCTTCACCTTGGCGATCAAGTCGGCCGCGATCTCATCCATTCCCTGACGCAGATCGATCTTGGGTTTGGTGATAAAGTCTACCGCGCCGAGTTCCATGGCCCGGAGAGTCGTCTCACAGCCGGTCTCCGTGAGTGAACTGACCATGATCACCGGCGTGGGACGTCCACGCATGAGCTTTTCCAGAAAGGTCAAGCCGTCCATCTTCGGCATTTCCACGTCCAAGGTCAGCACATCGGGATTGAGCGCCTTGATCTTCTCTCTGGCGACATAGGGATCCGGTGCGCTGCCAATCACCTCAATGTCAGGATCCTTTGACAGTAATTCAGCCAGCACCTGTCTCATCAGTGCCGAATCGTCGATCGTGAGTACTCGAATTTTAGCCATTGCAAACCATCTCCAGTTTCTGTGGCATGCCCATAGGCACTGCCACCACGCGGTGTCTGCGCTTAGAAGAGCGTGATATCGCTTTGCTGTGTCGTCGGCTCTTCTTCGATCCGATGTTGATAGGCTGTTTCCCGCTCGTAAATCGTGCGGTTTTTGACGCGCTCGATCTTTTTCATCAGGACGCGGCCCGAATCGGTAAAGTAGTACACCTTCCGCG contains these protein-coding regions:
- a CDS encoding STAS domain-containing protein; protein product: MQITERRVGNAVILDLVGELTYANRATFKSAVDRVKAAGCRHLILNMHAVRFLDSSALGTLALVAQSLSGTPGMIGLLNPQSYVKEIITLANLHQMLPVYHSEQDALAATCLPAAR
- a CDS encoding STAS domain-containing protein, which produces MKITKEVNNRKVTLKLEGNFTYTQRKPFQEMLKAVSVDGIEHIVIDLSQVAFLDSAALGLLMISHRQVQGEKRTLSLAYPQPTVRQIIELANLHKTIPLLDSDVPSMAQKSA
- a CDS encoding chemotaxis response regulator protein-glutamate methylesterase — protein: MAKIRVLTIDDSALMRQVLAELLSKDPDIEVIGSAPDPYVAREKIKALNPDVLTLDVEMPKMDGLTFLEKLMRGRPTPVIMVSSLTETGCETTLRAMELGAVDFITKPKIDLRQGMDEIAADLIAKVKGAATASLRRAPAAGAQGSARPASLSSAMIKTTDMIIAIGASTGGTEAVKEVLQVLPPNTPPILVTQHMPERFTKTWADRLNQLSRISVKEAEDGDSVLPGHALVAPGNYHMTLVRSGARYSVRLDQNEPVNRHRPSVDVLFDSVAQYAGGNAVGVILTGMGGDGAKGLLKMKEAGAYTIAQDEASCVVFGMPKEAIKLGAVEVVRPLDAIAATVLTHVTRV